One genomic window of Fusarium verticillioides 7600 chromosome 2, whole genome shotgun sequence includes the following:
- a CDS encoding pre-mRNA-splicing factor cef-1, whose protein sequence is MPVVKGGVWTNIEDEILKASVSKYGLNQWARVSSLLARKTPKQCKARWNEWLDPSIKKIEWSKEEDERLLHLAKIMPTQWRTIAPIVGRTANQCLERYQKLLDEAEAKESSSLGLMGPDGGETQAPSADDVRRLRPGELDPDPETKPARPDTIDLDEDEKEMLSEARARLANTQGKKAKRKARERQQEESRRLAALQKRRELKTAGINIKVTSRKKGEMDYNADIPFERKALPGFYDTSEEMVQNEAQRAAFDPRKQQLANKRKGEGEDDNDRKRKKTDKDGASESYKAALKAGQLQKIREAEQSSKRRGLVLPAPQVSEGELEDIVKMGRMGEAANLRAKESENDATRGLVNTYSTLNSATPIRTPKAPEQEDHIANEIRNIRALNDTNSVLLGGENTPLHEGAASTGFDGIAPRKQIISTPNPMATPLRADGVGATPGRPGQTPMRTPRDTLSLNQDGGMSMVSATPRDIRLRDMALRTQLKSGLASLPKPKDTEWEFDIPEEEKEAMQVDEMTEEDAAERDRRARERQAAEEALEFRRRTQVMQKNLPRPVHVDLPSLLKQATSISDVAESLIAKESANLMANDAMKYPVPGGHVSGVPKPLEQMDDDALAEARLLIMSETKPLPKFEDIQTAFEARASSSLLLGLGCYNDDEEEQGAVMKVAFDAVQDSIMASAEAGAKLEKKLSLHLGGYQKRQKMLRDKMGDASEALEKARVALAGFKTLAISEDVAIERRLSALREEVGFVNRREREAQESYRNAKEELDALIASGVNGVH, encoded by the exons ATGCCCGTCGTCAAAGGAGGCGTTTGGACCAACATTGAGGATGAAATCCTCAAAGCCTCCGTCTCCAAATATGGTCTGAATCAATGGGCGCGTGTCTCATCGCTGCTGGCGCGCAAGACGCCCAAGCAATGCAAAGCCAGATGGAACGAATGGCTCGACccaagcatcaagaagatcgaatggagcaaggaggaggatgaaaGACTTCTCCATCTCGCCAAGATTATGCCCACTCAGTGGCGCACGATCGCTCCTATTGTCGGCCGAACAGCAAACCAGTGCCTCGAACGATACCAGAAGCTCctcgatgaggctgaagcgAAGGAATCATCCAGCCTTGGGCTGATGGGCCCAGATGGAGGCGAAACGCAAGCGCccagcgccgatgatgttCGAAGACTCCGGCCGGGCGAATTAGATCCCGATCCTGAGACGAAGCCTGCGCGACCCGACACCATAGAtctcgacgaggacgaaAAGGAGATGTTGAGTGAGGCTCGAGCCCGCTTGGCGAATACACAGGGTAAAAAGGCCAAGAGAAAAGCTCGAGAGCGTCAACAAGAGGAGTCGCGACGTCTTGCTGCTCTACAGAAGAGACGAGAGCTCAAGACAGCTGGAATTAATATCAAGGTCACATCCAGGAAAAAGGGTGAGATGGACTACAACGCCGATATTCCTTTCGAGAGAAAAGCTCTCCCTGGCTTCTACGACACATCAGAGGAAATGGTGCAGAACGAGGCGCAACGCGCAGCCTTCGATCCTCGGAAACAACAGCTAGCCAACAAGCGCAAGggtgagggcgaggatgacAACGACCGGAAGCGAAAGAAGACCGATAAGGATGGGGCGTCGGAATCATACAAGGCTGCTCTGAAGGCTGGTCAGCTACAGAAGATTCGagaggcagagcagagcagtAAGCGTCGTGGTCTGGTTTTGCCCGCTCCCCAAGTCTCAGAGGGCGAGTTGGAGGACATCGTCAAGATGGGTAGGATGGGTGAGGCTGCCAATTTGAGAGCAAAGGAGAGTGAGAACGACGCTACCCGAGGACTTGTCAACACATATTCTACTCTGAATTCCGCTACCCCCATTCGAACACCAAAAGCccctgaacaagaagatcacatTGCCAACGAAATTCGAAATATTCGAGCACTCAACGACACAAATTCTGTCCTTCTCGGTGGTGAGAACACCCCGCTTCATGAAGGCGCAGCCTCGACCGGTTTTGATGGCATCGCTCCTCGAAAGCAGATCATTTCTACGCCAAACCCAATGGCCACACCTCTGCGGGCAGATGGCGTGGGGGCCACGCCTGGTCGACCTGGACAAACGCCCATGAGAACACCAAGAGACACCCTATCTCTGAACCAAGACGGGGGGATGTCGATGGTTTCGGCTACACCCAGAGACATCAGGTTGAGAGATATGGCTTTGCGCACCCAGCTCAAGTCAGGTTTGGCCTCTCTTCCCAAACCAAAAGATACGGAATGGGAGTTCGACATacctgaggaagagaaggaggctatgcaagttgatgagatgactgaggaggatgctgcAGAGCGGGACCGCCGAGCACGTGAGAGGCAAGCAGCCGAAGAAGCCCTCGAATTTCGTAGGCGAACTCAAGTTATGCAGAAGAACCTCCCCAGACCGGTTCATGTCGATCTGCCCAGTTTATTGAAACAGGCTACCAGTATCTCAGATGTTGCTGAGTCCCTTATTGCTAAGGAGTCAGCGAACCTGATGGCGAATGATGCAATGAAATATCCTGTCCCTGGTGGCCATGTAAGTGGCGTACCTAAGCCTCTTGAACAAATGGACGACGATGCTCTCGCGGAGGCTCGTCTTTTGATCATGTCCGAAACGAAACCTCTTCCCAAGTTCGAGGACATCCAGACTGCATTCGAAGCACGCGCAAGCAGCTCGCTACTCCTCGGTCTGGGCTGTTacaatgatgacgaggaagagcaagggGCGGTCATGAAGGTTGCATTCGAT GCTGTTCAAgactccatcatggcttctgctGAAGCAGGCGCTAAGCTAGAGAAGAAGCTATCACTTCACCTCGGTGGTTATCAGAAGCGACAGAAGATGCTTCGTGATAAGATGGGCGATGCTTCTgaggccttggagaaggcaCGCGTTGCCCTGGCTGGTTTCAAGACGCTAGCTATCTCGGAGGACGTGGCTATCGAGCGAAGACTAAGCGCTCTGCGCGAGGAAGTCGGGTTTGTTAACCGACGTGAGAGAGAAGCACAGGAGAGTTATAGAAATGCAAAGGAAGAGCTGGACGCGCTCATAGCATCTGGAGTTAACGGGGTTCATTGA
- a CDS encoding hypothetical protein (At least one base has a quality score < 10) — MDEKRPAPRAMSPPRSLRRSRPTLTIAFVIAVVYTFWIWQPFNPILNQTMVDITSDHVHTTDKLVPLEAHIMSKCPDAKDGLELLVLPVMQRVHDKVNFTLSYIGRPTANDGVDCMHGPSECMGNIIELCARELYPDPKINLGFIMCLSRDYGEIPERSLVEDCALESAIDFQQLNDCAVKEDGAYGLSLLRDSIKRTADAGVTKSATIRLDNKIYCIRDGGEWTDCPNGSGVNDLIIAIEKLRR; from the exons ATGGACGAGAAACGCCCTGCTCCACGAGCCATGTCGCCGCCTCGTTCCCTCCGTCGCAGTCGACCTACCCTCACAATAGCCTTCGTAATAGCTGTTGTTTATACATTCTGGATATGGCAGCCTTTCAACCCTATACTTAACCAAACGATGGTCGATATCACGAGCGACCATGTTCATACTACCGATAAGCTTGTGCCACTAGAGGCACACATCATGAGTAAATGTCCCGACGCAAAG GATGGACTTGAACTACTAGTACTGCCCGTAATGCAACGCGTTCATGATAAGGTTAACTTCACATTATCTTACATTGGCCG GCCAACTGCCAACGACGGTGTCGACTGCATGCATGGCCCTTCAGAATGCATGggcaacatcatcgagcTCTGCGCCCGCGAACTCTACCCCGATCCCAAGATCAAcctcggcttcatcatgtgTCTAAGCCGCGACTACGGCGAAATACCCGAACGGTCCCTCGTCGAAGACTGTGCTCTTGAATCCGCGATCGATTTCCAGCAACTTAACGACTGCGCTGTAAAGGAAGACGGCGCCTATGGCTTGAGCCTCCTACGGGATAGCATCAAGAGAACTGCAGAT GCCGGTGTGACCAAGAGCGCCACTATTCGTCTCGACAACAAAATCTACTGCATCCGCGACGGTGGCGAGTGGACCGACTGTCCCAACGGTTCTGGCGTCAACGATTTAATCATTGCGATCGAGAAGCTGCGCCGCTAG
- a CDS encoding hypothetical protein (At least one base has a quality score < 10), producing MADVKAKAEALVPKFKLDRILNQDQAGRRISLYGSIDDQPALLILERAPFPTSQNYLTDVPAQLVRIQNLGANDIYHWFMGRSGTETTKPDDADFFADLKINLIYPCTETHVKKYSKQGVRFVTETPEIYKDRIRPYMLSKREEGRLNGNEALVRPGDEGFLMLPDLNWDRKTLDALHLLALVERRDIWSLRDLRKKHIPWLQHMKTHLIDATVKTYPSIEPDQLKLYVHYQPTYYHFHIHIVHVQLEAGATQATGKAVGLESIMETLGAMRGK from the exons ATGGCCGATGTAAAAGCAAAGGCGGAGGCCCTAGTGCCCAAATTCAAGCTCGATCGCATCCtcaaccaagaccaagcaggACGTCGCATCTCCCTTTACGGTTCTATCGACGACCAGCCAGCTCTACTAATCCTCGAACGAGCTCCCTTCCCAACCTCACAAAACTACCTCACCGATGTTCCCGCTCAGCTCGTGCGGATTCAGAATCTGGGCGCGAATGATATCTACCACTGGTTCATGGGCCGTAGCGGCACTGAGACGACCAAGCCTGACGACGCCGATTTCTTCGCTGATCTCAAAATCAACTTGATTTACCCATGTACCGAAACGCACGTCAAAAAGTATAGCAAGCAGGGTGTTCGGTTCGTGACAGAGACACCAGAGATTTACAAGGACCGTATTCGACCGTATATGCTCAGCAAGAGGGAGGAAGGACGACTCAATGGG AACGAGGCTTTGGTGAGGCCCGGTGATGAGGGTTTCCTCATGCTGCCAGACCTCAACTGGGACCGCAAGACGCTCGATGCGCTGCACCTGCTGGCGCTTGTCGAACGACGTGATATCTGGTCGCTGAGAGACCTTCGCAAGAAGCACATTCCCTGGCTACAGCACATGAAGACCCATCTTATCGACGCCACTGTCAAAACGTATCCATCTATCGAGCCGGACCAGCTGAAACTCTATGTGCATTACCAGCCCACATATTACCACTTTCACATTCATATTGTTCATGTCCAGCTCGAAGCTGGTGCCACTCAGGCGACGGGCAAGGCAGTCGGACTCGAGAGTATCATGGAAACGCTGGGCGCAAT GAGAGGCAAGTGA